Genomic DNA from Suncus etruscus isolate mSunEtr1 chromosome 13, mSunEtr1.pri.cur, whole genome shotgun sequence:
GTGTGTCATATGTAATTGGTTTTCTGCACCCTGTTATTCATGTAGGATTGTTATTTAGGTTAACCTTCTGCAGGTCCAATATAATACATCACTTCTACTGTGAAATCTTGCCACTATTTACAATTTCTTGCACAGACCCATCTATTAATGCATTTGTGGTTTTCATTTTTGCGGCTTCTATACAAGCTTTTACTTTTATGGCCATATTAATCTCCTATACCAGGGTTCTTTTTGCCATTCTGAAAAAGAAGACTGAAAAGGGCAGGAGCAAAGCTTTCTCCACATGTAGTGCTCatttgctttctgttttcttGTTCTATGGAACTCTCTTTTTAATGTATGTACTTCCTGGGTCTGGTCCAGAGCAGTATCAGGATAAAATGTACTCACTGTTCTATACCATCATTATTCCCATGCTAAACCCCTTTATTTACAGCCTAAGAAATAGGGAAGTTTTAGGGGCTttgaaaaagacaataaaaaaaataaaattttaaaaatgtctattttcttttatttatttttgttaaaataaaacataaaatttagccTGTTTTGCACATATTAACAATCAAAATGAATACAAATTTTACTAGATATCTTTTTTCAGTTATAAGTTAAAAGATAATGCACTTTTTCAGGACAAATTTCATTTACTTTTCATCATTTAAACTCCATAATCAAAAACTCATAatcaaagatgaaaatagaactaaAGGAAGCTTGAAATGACTAGTTTTGCAAAATTGTTGATTTCTTACATCTccagatatatatttaaatgtaaatgttaTATTCTTGTATCATTGCACTGAATAACCTAGATCTCCAAATTCCTTCAGCATCTGAAAGTAGCTAGAAGACCCAATATTGTAAAGAAAGcaaggcaagagcaatagcacagcagtagggcatttgccttgcatggtgtcGATTCAGgattgaccttggtt
This window encodes:
- the LOC126025947 gene encoding olfactory receptor 5AC2-like, with product MNTMKTNKTQVTEFILTGLTDITELHVPLFLLFLIIYLITMIGNMGLIFLIWNNSHLHTPMYLFLGSLAFADACTSSSVTPRMLVNMLDKSQMISLSECMAQYYFFGSSATTECFLLVVMAYDRYAAICSPLLYPVMMSNRVCIWLISVSYVIGFLHPVIHVGLLFRLTFCRSNIIHHFYCEILPLFTISCTDPSINAFVVFIFAASIQAFTFMAILISYTRVLFAILKKKTEKGRSKAFSTCSAHLLSVFLFYGTLFLMYVLPGSGPEQYQDKMYSLFYTIIIPMLNPFIYSLRNREVLGALKKTIK